The following coding sequences lie in one Arachis stenosperma cultivar V10309 chromosome 5, arast.V10309.gnm1.PFL2, whole genome shotgun sequence genomic window:
- the LOC130978982 gene encoding disease resistance protein RPV1-like has product MALNGGSSGRSKWKYHIFLSFRGEDTRLGFTDHLYTALQKRSIDTFRDNEELRTGEFISQQLLHAIEDSLCAVVVLSPNYANSGWCLDELKKIVETKGSFGMIVPVFFNVDPSDVRYQKGKFAEAFEKHEERYREQKDKVQQWRDALTFVANLSGCTSQDRYESQLIDEIAEEVWTKVEPQLPTKDDDDLVAIESKVNDVRSCLSLEPKGDVLFLGIWGMGGLGKTTLASVVCKRIRREFEDYCILRVGDVSKEGDLVNLQNQLLSHLKLRSRVIETLVQGRDNIRNLLYKKRILIVLDDVRTIEQLENLVGNKEWFGPGSRIVVTTRDKNLLSSHGVFKIYEMEVLNTDESLQLFHQEAFKGELPKEEYLELSKRFVSYTGGLPLALKVLGSNLRRRSIDEWEDALDEIRKDPDGGIMNLLRISYDMLKEGYKTIFLDIACFFRGWYRDKVTKILKNCGLNPTKGISELIGKSLITCNKGVLGMHDLLEDMGKQIVFQESEKDPGKRSRLSSLDDIDQVLEENTGTENIEGMVLKQQFESYNKAANWHPEAFSKMRNLRLLIVLCDLHLSHGFKCLPRSLKVLIWTECPLKALPLDIELRRLVHLQMNNSKLEKPWNGSQVFEGLKVIDLSYSKDLIQTPDISEVPLLEELFLDGCVSLVELHQSVGQHQNLAILSLIGCTKLETLPNKLEMCSLKRLFLCGCTNMKTLPDFGESMGSLSVLNLMKCSNLLCIPDSISNLKSLKQLNLSGCSKVCKVPHNINQNKALEDLDLSETSIRVMNPCLFELENLKRLSFHGCSGPVSNTCELALSFELGFSKEPDLLRLTLPPSFAGLSSLNIFDLGNCNLDHGLIPKNLGELSSLETLILSGNTDLVVPKSVAMLPNLRILEAEGCKDFIDRSVLPRLSDSVVEAGLFLDLWKFWEQFKSNNDELLCQVRDHSYPITYFEIPPKFGNEILFPMGPRLSKLESSASIIADIPNELGGNEWWGIIVFIAFEPLESSTSFPTLKFSWSFESSHPEAGPSLYLSSDAARTHYSCCLVTMIMTDKYIYIQLHHRQYDNISESKPFSKHRKPAFSENSRLRFDVQGGQLKMKECGYDVLCNEDFKSKILPDLENESDDDGSNHYNKIAFWRRFF; this is encoded by the exons ATGGCACTGAATGGTGGTTCCTCAGGAAGATCGAAATGGAAGTATCATATTTTCTTGAGTTTTAGAGGAGAAGACACCCGCCTAGGTTTCACTGACCACTTATACACAGCCTTGCAGAAGAGAAGCATTGATACTTTCAGAGACAATGAAGAGCTTCGAACAGGTGAATTTATCTCTCAACAGCTCCTTCATGCAATTGAGGATTCTCTCTGCGCAGTTGTTGTGTTATCCCCAAATTATGCCAACTCAGGATGGTGTTTAGATGAGCTCAAAAAGATCGTTGAAACAAAAGGAAGTTTTGGGATGATTGTTCCGGTCTTCTTTAATGTGGATCCCTCCGATGTACGATACCAAAAGGGAAAGTTTGCAGAAGCTTTTGAGAAACACGAAGAAAGGTATAGAGAACAAAAAGACAAGGTTCAGCAGTGGAGAGATGCTTTGACATTCGTTGCCAACTTAAGTGGCTGCACCTCTCAAGATCG ATATGAATCGCAACTCATTGATGAAATTGCTGAAGAAGTATGGACTAAAGTAGAACCTCAGTTGCCAACAAAGGATGATGATGATCTCGTTGCAATTGAATCAAAAGTAAACGATGTGCGTTCATGTTTAAGCCTAGAGCCGAAAGGAGATGTTCTCTTTCTTGGAATTTGGGGCATGGGCGGGTTAGGGAAAACAACTCTTGCCTCTGTTGTCTGTAAAAGAATCAGAAGAGAATTTGAAGATTATTGTATTCTCCGAGTTGGAGATGTTTCAAAGGAAGGAGATCTAGTTAACTTACAAAATCAACTTCTTTCACATCTGAAACTAAGGAGCAGAGTAATTGAAACTTTAGTCCAAGGAAGGGACAACATCAGAAACCTTCTGTACAAAAAAAGGATTCTTATTGTCCTAGATGATGTGAGAACTATAGAACAGCTAGAGAATTTGGTAGGAAACAAGGAATGGTTTGGTCCGGGAAGCAGAATAGTTGTTACAACTCGGGACAAGAACCTGCTTAGTTCACATGGTGTGTTTAAAATCTATGAGATGGAAGTCTTGAACACTGATGAATCCCTTCAGCTCTTTCATCAAGAAGCTTTCAAAGGAGAGCTACCAAAAGAAGAGTACTTGGAGTTGTCGAAAAGGTTTGTGAGCTATACTGGAGGCCTTCCCTTGGCACTTAAAGTGCTAGGATCTAATCTTCGTAGAAGAAGCATTGATGAATGGGAAGATGCTTTAGATGAGATAAGAAAAGATCCAGATGGTGGAATAATGAACTTACTCAGGATAAGTTATGATATGCTGAAAGAAGGGTACAAGACCATATTTCTTGATATTGCATGCTTTTTTAGGGGGTGGTACAGAGATAAAGTgacaaaaatattgaaaaattgTGGCCTAAATCCGACAAAAGGAATAAGTGAGCTGATAGGAAAATCATTGATTACCTGCAACAAAGGAGTTCTAGGGATGCATGATTTGCTTGAAGATATGGGTAAACAAATAGTTTTTCAAGAATCTGAAAAGGATCCTGGAAAACGCAGTCGGTTGAGCTCTCTAGATGATATTGATCAAGTATTGGAAGAAAATACG GGAACTGAGAACATTGAAGGCATGGTTTTGAAGCAGCAATTCGAGTCATACAATAAAGCTGCAAATTGGCACCCGGAAGCGTTCTCTAAGATGCGCAACCTTAGACTTCTCATCGTATTATGTGATTTGCACCTCTCGCATGGTTTCAAATGTCTTCCTAGGTCTCTAAAGGTTCTTATTTGGACAGAATGTCCTTTGAAAGCTCTACCGCTTGACATAGAACTACGCCGACTTGTTCACTTGCAGATGAACAATAGCAAGCTAGAAAAACCATGGAATGGAAGTCAG GTGTTCGAGGGACTGAAAGTTATTGACTTGAGTTATTCCAAGGATCTGATTCAGACTCCAGatatttctgaagttccattaCTTGAAGAGCTCTTCCTTGATGGTTGTGTATCGCTGGTTGAACTTCACCAATCTGTTGGTCAGCATCAGAATCTTGCAATTTTGAGCCTGATAGGTTGTACAAAGCTTGAAACATTACCAAATAAATTGGAAATGTGTTCATTGAAGAGGCTCTTTCTCTGTGGCTGCACAAATATGAAGACACTTCCTGATTTTGGAGAGAGTATGGGAAGTTTGTCCGTGTTGAATTTGATGAAGTGCTCAAATCTTCTTTGCATCCCAGATAGCATTAGTAATTTGAAATCACTCAAACAGCTCAACTTGTCTGGATGCTCAAAGGTTTGCAAGGTGCCGcataatataaatcaaaacaaggCTTTAGAGGATCTTGATCTAAGCGAAACTTCCATAAGAGTGATGAATCCATGCCTGTTTGAATTGGAAAACCTCAAGAGGCTTTCTTTCCATGGATGCAGTGGACCAGTATCCAACACCTGCGAGTTAGCATTGTCTTTTGAGCTTGGGTTTAGCAAAGAACCAGATCTCTTACGCTTAACCTTACCTCCTTCTTTCGCTGGGCTCTCCTCgttaaatatttttgatttaGGCAATTGCAATCTCGATCATGGATTAATTCCCAAAAATCTTGGTGAActatcatcgttggagactttAATTTTAAGCGGCAATACAGATCTCGTTGTACCTAAAAGTGTTGCTATGCTTCCTAACCTACGTATTCTTGAAGCAGAAGGTTGCAAGGACTTTATTGATCGATCTGTGCTTCCACGCCTGTCAGACTCTGTTGTGGAAGCTGGTTTATTCTTAGATCTATGGAAGTTTTGGGAGCAATTCAAGTCAAATAATGACGAGCTCTTATGTCAG GTCAGGGATCATAGTTACCCCATCACATACTTTGAAATTCCTCCAAAGTTTGGCAATGAGATACTCTTTCCAATGGGTCCAAGGTTGTCAAAACTTGAATCAAGTGCATCAATCATAGCGGATATCCCTAATGAACTTGGTGGGAATGAATGGTGGGGAATAATTGTATTCATTGCTTTTGAGCCTCTGGAATCTTCAACATCATTTCCAACTTTGAAATTCAGTTGGAGCTTTGAATCATCCCATCCTGAAGCTGGTCCCTCCTTATATCTCTCTTCTGATGCTGCAAGGACACATTATAGTTGCTGCCTCGTAACAATGATAATGACGGACAAATACATTTACATTCAGCTACATCATAGGCAGTATGACAACATAAGCGAATCAAAGCCTTTTAGCAAACATCGGAAGCCAGCTTTTAGCGAAAATAGTAGGTTGCGTTTTGATGTGCAAGGGGGGCAGCTAAAGATGAAGGAATGCGGGTATGATGTATTATGTAACGAAGATTTTAAATCTAAGATCTTGCCTGATTTGGAAAATGAGAGTGATGACGACGGCTCTAATCACTACAACAAAATAGCATTTTGGCGACGGTTTTTTTAA